The Corallococcus macrosporus genome segment ACCCACTCGCTGAGGAATGCCTATCCAGTCTGGCGAGTCGCCGTGAGAGCAAGGCTTCGGGGGCGTTTCCCTGGGCAAGAATGGCAAGACGCCTAAAGGCGTCATGGAAGTTCGCGTCGTCTGCCTCCTGAACCCAGTGAATCAGGAAGGCATCAAGCGCGCCTTGCAGCTCTGGAGGAATCCGCTGGTCCCTGTTGGTAAGCGCGAAAGAAAGGACCAGAGCGGGGCCGTGGCGGCCATCCGCCACCAGACCTTTCATCCAGGCGACGAGTATCTCCGCTGCTCGCTCGGGAGCGTCTTCGAATAGCCCTGTCAGTCCCTCCACGACTTGTGGGTGTGCCCAGTAGCCGCCGTCTCGCTGAACCACCCAGCCAGCGCGGACCAGGTGCTTGAGTGCGGTCCTGAATTCAATCTGTGCGAGCTTGGCGGTCCGGAGGCTTTGGAGCACCTGTTCGACATCTGCTTCGGTGAATGTCTTGCGAATGTCGAGCAGGAAGCCCATCAGCAAGCAGGCGTCTCGCTGTTCGTCGCCCCAACCGCGAGCCTCTGCCGCGACAGTCATGCCCAATGTCTCCATGAGAGATCCATGGAGGAGTGTTTTGAGTTCGGCCTCGGTCAGTGACTGTTTGTTGCGAAGCTGAGCACCAAGAATGTGCAGGGAAAAAGGAGCCTGCAGTGTGGCGAGAATCTCTTCCCGGTGCGCGGCAGCGAAGTCCTCCGCGATGGGGTCCCCTCTGAGCATATGCATGAGGAGTTCCCATCGCTCATGGAGGCCGTAGTTTTCCGGTTGAAGCTCTTGGGCCAGCCTTTGGAGCGTGCTTGGGATTTTCGACGGATAAGCCTTCTTGAAGATTGACGCCCGGGATGTCATTAGGAGTCGCTTGTCCGAGTTCGCACGGCCCATCAGATAGGGTAGGTCCTTGGCCCAGAGGTCAGCCTCGAAAGAAGTATTGCTGGTCGCTCCCAGCGGATCCTCCAAGAGGAAGAGAAATCGACCTGGGCGTGAGAGCAGGTCTCGGAGTTCCGCCGGAGAACGGCAGGAAGCAATCACCTCGAAAGGATCGCTCCTCGTGCGATGCTCATGGGCGAGCATCTCCGCAGTCGTGGACTTTCCCACTCCGCGTGGGCCAATCAGTATGAGCGCGGAGTGCTGCTCGAGTTGCTGGATCAGTGCTCCATAGCTGTCCGGTTTGACGAACTTGTCATGAGGCTTCCGTGGCAACCCGCCGTGCTGCTGGATGACGTCCTTCAGCTCTGCTAGAGGCCACGTCCGGGAAGCCCTGCCCAATAGTCGGTCGCGTACATGGGCTTTGAGGTTCTGGAGGCACTCGTCAATGTGCCCGAAGGGGACGAAGCCGATCTCGAGAAGTGCTCGACTGATTTTGCCGCGAACCACCTCAGGTACTTGCTGATGGAGGATGCCGAGTCGTTGGGCGAGTTCGGCTTGCTCTTCACGGGAGTACCTCCGGTCGTTCTGGAGCGTGAAGGGAAGGGCGTCTGCCGTCGGTTTTGCTTCCAGGTGGTGAATCACATGCTGCGCGAGCGTTGCATCGACCTGGGCGCTAGTAATGAGGACGTAGGACGCCGCTTCATGCTCTCGGAGGTAGTCTATTGGTCGCTGTCGCGGTGGCGGCCCGCCCTTCCCGGTCCGCCGTGGTGCGCTAGGACTCACGAGGTTCTTGAAATCGTTGGCCAAGAACGGCCGCGATCGGAGCTTGATCTGGATCTGGAGTTCCCGGCGTCCAGGAAGCGCAATGCGTGAAAGGGCGTCCTCTGGAGGGACGTCGAGCATGGCCTGGATGTCTTCTTCAGAGGCTGGCTCCACTTCAATACTGTCACACGAACCATGCTCCAGCATGAGCTGAAGGCCCACCCAGATGGTGACTTCAATCTGGTACTCGTAGCCTTGATAAGAAGGGAGCCCCCCTTGAGCCCGTGCGCGCTGCTCATTCATTTCGGCCTTCCAGGACAAGAACAATTGACTCAACGACTGCGGCGTCCGTCTCCAGCCGATAGAAAAAATCTCTTTGGTTCTTCAAGTTCTCAAGTAGGGAGGCTCTACGCTTACGCTTCAAGGGCATGGTTGGGCTCGATTTTACCTGATCGGACTGCCCCGTGATGCCCGAAGGCCGGTTCCAGGGATAGCGCATCGTGATCGATTGGCCGGCAATCGTCCGAGTTCGCCTCCTCCCCTAGACGTCTTGTGAAACCCAAGCTCTGCCAGCGTCTCGCGGTAGTCTCCCGGATCCTGCGCGCCTTGCTCGCAGCCATCCAGGGACCCTGACACGATGCTCCCCTTGCAGCGCTGGTTGTCCCCGGAAGAGGCCGCCGCCTACTTGCGTCCGTACACGGCCTTCAAGCGTCGCGGTGCCCGCCTGGGCATGGACGTCGACCCCGCGGTCCTCGCGTCCGGCTTCAACAAGAGTGGCGCCGGGCTCTTCACGGGTGGCCGCGTTCCCTCGCTCAGCCTCGCGAATCACAAGGGCTCCACGTTCATCGACGGTGACCTGTACGTCGATGGGTGGCTGGAGAACCCAGGAGGCCTTGTCTTCGTCCGCGGCAACCTCATGGCGCAGACGCTCTACACGGAGGGCTACCTCGTCGTCCTCGGGGAGCTTCGCGTCCGGCAGCTGTTCGGCCAGGACGAGCCGCTTGGCACCTATGTCTTCGGCGACGCCTCCGTCGAGAGCGCGGCCCTGAACCACAACCACCACTTCGACGTGTGGGGAAAGGCCGAGCTGGGAACCGTCGTTCACGACGAAAAACAGGGCACGCCCTCCGCCCCGAGGTACGAGGACTTTCTCGTCGGCGTCCAAGTGGGCCTGCGCAACTTCGCGGAGAGGCTTGGCCCTCTCCAAGACGACTGGGTCTCACGCCGCTACACGCCGACGCCCGGAGACATCGATACCGCGCAGCTCCCGCCTCCCCGGTTGGGTGTCATCCTGGAACTCGAACGATGGCTGGCGACCACGGAGCTTGCCCAGCGGCAACAGCTGGAGGAACTCCGTGCGCACTGGCTCCCACGGCTGACCGCCGCCGAGGTGCGCCCGGAGGCCCTGCGCATCATCCGCAAGGCCATCAACTCGAAGAAGCTCGTCGCGGAGCGTGACGCCCTCCTGCGGGTGCTCGGATCCACCTCCGCCGACCCGGAAGCCACCAGGCCCTGAGCGCTGCGGTGTTGTCTTGCGCTGCTCAGGCGGGCCCTGGACCTGTGCCCCGGGCATCCGTACAACCCTGGGCCCTCCATTCACGGGATGGGCCCATGCGCGCGACCCCTGCCGTCATCGACGAGCTTCGCAGCACCCTGAAGTCGCGGAGCAACCCGCGCCTCGCCGAGGCGACACGCCGCTACTTCCCCACGGACATCCGAGCCCTGGGGGTCGGCAACGCGGAGGTCCGGCGAATCGCGGATGCGCTCGTCAAGCAGCGGGGGCTGTCGCCCGAGGACTGCCTCGCGGTGACCGAGGACCTGCTCGCCCAGGCGACCCACCATGAAGAAGTGCTCCTGGGATTCGCCATGGTCCGCAAGGCGGTCAGGCGCGCGTTCGACGAATCACTCCTGGACCGCTTCCGGTCCTGGCTGGAGCACACCGTCTGGAACTGGGCCCAGTGCGACGACCTGTGTCTGACGGTGATGTACCCGTTCTTCCTTGCCCGGACGCCCGCCATCACCCGGATCCAGCACTGGACCCGCTCCGGCTCCCCCTGGTGCCGGAGGGCGGCGAACGTCGCGCTCGTGAAGTTCGTGAGCCGCCAGGTTCGCTCATCCCGGTACATGCTGCCCCGCGAGGTCATCCTCGGCAACGCACGCCAATTGCTATCGGACCCGGAGCCGTACGTGCAGAAGAGCGTGGGATGGCTGCTGAAGGTGGCGACGGACCACCACCGGGAGGCGGTGGTGGGCTTCATCCAGGACAACCTCTCCAGGATGCAGCGGGACACCCTGCGCTATGCCATTGAGCGGCTGGCGCCGGAGCAACGCAAGGCATTGCTGGCGCTGAAGCCCCAGAAGCCCTGAGCCAGGGTGTCACTTCCCGGTGGGCACGCCGAGCTTCTCGAGGACCTTCACCGCGTTGGCATTCCCCGCGTCCAGTGCGAGTGACTTCTTGTAGCTCGCGATGGCCGCTTCCTTCTGTCCCAACTGGAGCTGTGCCTCGCCCAGGCTGTCGTAGGCATTCGCATCCGTCGGGAAGAACTTCACGTTCGCTTCGAACACCCGCACCGATTCCGCGCCCTTGCCATCCGCCAGCAGCCGGTAGCCGAGCTGGTTCAGGTCCCCCGACTCCAGGCCCTTCATGCCCTCGCGATGCTTCGCGGTGTACCAGGCGAGCGCGGTGTCGACGCCCTTGAGCCGCATGAGCACATCCACCTGGGCGGACGGCGACACGGGCTCGGGCTTGAACTGGGGCCACGCGTATTCGGCGGCCACGCTGGCGATGAGGCGGTCGAAGAGCAGGAAGCCGTTGTCGGAGTTGGCCATGACGACCACGCCGCTGCCCGTGTCACTGAAGGCCATGAACGCGGCCTGGAAGCCTTCGTCCGAGCCTCCGTGCCAGAAGCGGTCGGTGCCGGGCTCCACCTGGAAGCCCAGCCCGAACCGCTCCGACTGCCGCGTCAGCATCTGCTTCGTCATCGCTTGCGACAGCACGCGCTGGGACTTCCCCGCCTTCGCGCTGGACACCTCGAGGGCGACCTTCGCGAGGTCGGACGGCGTGGTCCACAGTCCGGCCGCGGCCATCTCCGGGTACACGTGCCAGCGGCCCGCGACGCTCTTCCCGCTGGCGTACGTGCCGGTCGCCGTCTTGACGGCGAGGGCCGGAGGCAGGGGCTGCTCGTAGGAGCTGCGGGTCATGCCGAGCGGCTTCAGCACCGTTTCCCGCATGACCTGCGGGAACGGCTTCTGGAGCTGATCCACCATCATCAGCTGGACGATGGACGTGCCACCGCCGCTGTAGCGCGTCTTCGTCCCGGGGACGAGGTCGACGCGCACCGGGCCGGTGTTCGCGGGCGTCGCGCCGTCCAGCACCTGCACCAGCGTGGGGATGGGCGCGTCGACGGCGTACCCGGGGAAGCCATGCACGGTCGTCCCCGCGCTGTGGCTGAGCAGCCGGCGCAGCGTGACCTTCTGCTCCTTCGTGAAGTCGTTCTCGGGGACCTGCCACGAGCGCAGCCTGTCGTTGATGTTCTCGTCGAGCGACCACTTGCCGGCCTCGGCGAAGTGCAGCGCCGCCAGGGCCGTCACCGGCTTGCTGATGGAGCCCGCCTGGAACAGCGTCTCCAGGGTGACGGGCTCCAAGCCACCCGCCTCCTTCACGCCATAGGTCCTGGCCCAGACGACGGCGTGCTTGTCGAAGACGGCGACGCTCAGCCCGGGGATCCGGTACAGCGCCATCCACTGCGGGAGCGTCAGGCTCTGGGGTTTCTCGCCTTCGATGACGACCGGGGCCAGGCCCGCCTCCACGCGCGCCGCGCGGGCCGCCTGCGCGGGGCTGGCCAACCATTGCGTGGCGGGCTTCTTCGTCCCCTCCGCCGCGAGG includes the following:
- a CDS encoding DNA alkylation repair protein; protein product: MRATPAVIDELRSTLKSRSNPRLAEATRRYFPTDIRALGVGNAEVRRIADALVKQRGLSPEDCLAVTEDLLAQATHHEEVLLGFAMVRKAVRRAFDESLLDRFRSWLEHTVWNWAQCDDLCLTVMYPFFLARTPAITRIQHWTRSGSPWCRRAANVALVKFVSRQVRSSRYMLPREVILGNARQLLSDPEPYVQKSVGWLLKVATDHHREAVVGFIQDNLSRMQRDTLRYAIERLAPEQRKALLALKPQKP
- a CDS encoding serine hydrolase, which gives rise to MRRSLPRLVLAAVLFSQGGAALAAEGTKKPATQWLASPAQAARAARVEAGLAPVVIEGEKPQSLTLPQWMALYRIPGLSVAVFDKHAVVWARTYGVKEAGGLEPVTLETLFQAGSISKPVTALAALHFAEAGKWSLDENINDRLRSWQVPENDFTKEQKVTLRRLLSHSAGTTVHGFPGYAVDAPIPTLVQVLDGATPANTGPVRVDLVPGTKTRYSGGGTSIVQLMMVDQLQKPFPQVMRETVLKPLGMTRSSYEQPLPPALAVKTATGTYASGKSVAGRWHVYPEMAAAGLWTTPSDLAKVALEVSSAKAGKSQRVLSQAMTKQMLTRQSERFGLGFQVEPGTDRFWHGGSDEGFQAAFMAFSDTGSGVVVMANSDNGFLLFDRLIASVAAEYAWPQFKPEPVSPSAQVDVLMRLKGVDTALAWYTAKHREGMKGLESGDLNQLGYRLLADGKGAESVRVFEANVKFFPTDANAYDSLGEAQLQLGQKEAAIASYKKSLALDAGNANAVKVLEKLGVPTGK